A window of Pleurocapsa minor HA4230-MV1 contains these coding sequences:
- a CDS encoding nucleotidyltransferase domain-containing protein → MNNTSECKLFNLLQDKREEIISIAAQHGAFNIRVFGSVARNEADNDSDIDFLVDYSLDDISPWFPAGLMLDLEKLLNHKVDVATEAALKDKIRERVLSEAIAL, encoded by the coding sequence ATGAATAATACTAGTGAATGTAAACTTTTCAATTTACTTCAAGATAAACGAGAAGAAATTATCTCTATTGCTGCCCAACATGGGGCTTTCAATATCAGAGTTTTTGGTTCTGTTGCCCGTAACGAAGCCGACAACGATAGTGACATCGATTTTTTAGTGGATTATTCTCTTGATGATATTAGTCCTTGGTTTCCTGCTGGTTTAATGTTGGATTTAGAAAAATTACTCAATCACAAAGTCGATGTAGCAACTGAAGCAGCTTTAAAAGACAAAATCAGGGAACGGGTTTTGAGTGAAGCGATCGCACTATGA
- a CDS encoding DUF86 domain-containing protein, with the protein MRNDVERLRDILEAISQIEKYAIQGQTEFQNNELIQVWVVHHLQIIGEAANSLSQKLITQHSRVPWSQIIAFRNILVHEYFRVDLKAVWKIIERDLPHLKHQVVDILNNK; encoded by the coding sequence ATGAGAAATGATGTAGAACGTTTACGAGATATTCTTGAGGCGATCTCGCAAATTGAAAAATACGCGATTCAAGGTCAAACAGAGTTTCAGAACAATGAATTAATTCAAGTTTGGGTTGTTCACCATCTACAAATTATTGGCGAAGCTGCCAACAGCCTATCTCAAAAACTAATTACTCAGCATTCGAGAGTACCTTGGTCGCAAATTATAGCTTTCAGAAATATTCTCGTTCATGAATATTTTAGAGTCGATTTGAAAGCCGTATGGAAAATTATCGAGCGAGATTTACCCCATCTTAAGCATCAAGTTGTAGATATTTTAAACAATAAATAA
- a CDS encoding helix-turn-helix domain-containing protein, with protein MTRGKILQDIWDNLPPERQKNIEARTEAKIKAYRSLQELRSAAGLTPEKVSQALNMPQGNVSHLERNSDMLLSTLQKYVEAVGGKLSLTIELPNQPPIALTGLGDLIDHSPNHPNHHRSPLS; from the coding sequence ATGACTAGAGGGAAAATTTTACAAGATATCTGGGACAACTTACCCCCTGAACGCCAGAAGAATATTGAAGCCCGTACAGAAGCTAAAATCAAAGCCTATCGTAGTCTTCAAGAGTTACGTAGTGCCGCTGGTTTAACTCCAGAAAAAGTTTCCCAAGCTCTTAATATGCCTCAAGGTAATGTTTCTCACTTAGAGCGAAATTCTGATATGTTGCTTTCTACTTTGCAAAAATATGTTGAAGCTGTCGGTGGTAAATTAAGTTTAACCATCGAGCTTCCTAATCAACCTCCTATTGCTTTGACTGGTTTGGGAGATTTGATCGATCATTCCCCCAATCACCCCAATCACCACCGATCACCTTTAAGCTAA